From one Heterodontus francisci isolate sHetFra1 chromosome 17, sHetFra1.hap1, whole genome shotgun sequence genomic stretch:
- the LOC137378591 gene encoding somatostatin receptor type 2-like, producing MELCIPCPNQNETQKTLALAVKAVNGIAFSLICLLGLLGNYLVIWTILRHIKQRSATILIILNLAVANLFTLMILPVVIYSVTRTCVFQLSVQKVISYLVLSSMYVSVFSITVISILRLVAVLHTFAVQKWQRRGGVGKVLAVIWVLALLLAVSAFADAPSTTNCIHGNTFPVQHIAANFLEFFMGFLIPFIIMCCCYSYGFIKIKRMTFQTKNKAGMLILKVVVSFVLCWLPNHVNNIIIISCLLSSNEETSKALLEITQIMKSFTSIFAFASCCINPILYAFTIRNFKSGLKVSSIAKLFEEMNSSLKEKWEKTTENVEDQSNPPA from the coding sequence ATGGAGTTATGCATTCCATGTCCGAATCAGAATGAGACCCAGAAAACTCTCGCGTTAGCAGTGAAGGCAGTGAACGGTATTGCTTTTAGTCTGATTTGTCTTCTCGGATTGCTGGGGAACTACTTGGTGATCTGGACCATTCTTCGTCATATTAAACAGCGATCTGCCACCATCCTGATCATATTAAACCTGGCTGTGGCAAATTTATTCACCCTTATGATTTTACCGGTCGTCATTTATAGTGTTACCAGAACCTGTGTATTTCAATTATCAGTGCAGAAAGTCATTTCTTACCTCGTTTTGTCATCCATGTATGTCAGCGTGTTCTCCATCACAGTGATAAGTATTTTGCGGCTGGTGGCTGTGCTACACACATTTGCTGTTCAGAAATGGCAGCGTCGAGGAGGTGTTGGTAAAGTACTCGCTGTTATTTGGGTTTTAGCcctgctccttgctgtttctgcTTTTGCAGATGCACCATCAACAACCAACTGTATACATGGGAACACCTTTCCCGTGCAGCATATCGCAGCAAATTTCTTGGAATTCTTTATGGGTTTTCTCATTCCCTTTATCATAATGTGTTGCTGCTATTCATATGGGTTTATAAAAATAAAACGAATGACCTTTCAAACCAAAAACAAAGCCGGAATGCTAATTTTGAAGGTTGTAGTTTCTTTTGTACTTTGTTGGTTGCCAAATCACGTAAACAACATTATTATTATTTCCTGTTTGCTGAGCAGCAATGAAGAAACCTCAAAGGCACTATTGGAAATTACTCAAATAATGAAAAGTTTTACTTCAATTTTCGCTTTTGCCAGTTGTTGCATTAACCCCATTCTCTATGCATTTACTATCCGAAATTTTAAGAGTGGACTTAAAGTTTCAAGCATTGCAAAGCTCTTTGAAGAAATGAACAGCAGTTTAAAGGAGAAATGGGAAAAAACAACAGAAAATGTGGAAGACCAAAGTAATCCACCAGCTTAA